One Streptomyces mobaraensis NBRC 13819 = DSM 40847 DNA segment encodes these proteins:
- a CDS encoding NAD(P)/FAD-dependent oxidoreductase produces MASSARHTAHHADVVIVGAGLAGLSAAHQLTCAGVGVTVLEAADRPGGRMTTDRIDGFRLDRSGQLLNTAFPDLRRTPGLGALALRPFLPGVLVHADGRNHRIGGEARGAKSAKRAFTTARALATATRASRATGLDQARLDAALARLATLPTDRLLARPDRPTAATLAGRGLPARTIEGFLRPLLASLLSDPELTTSSRCADLVLRGFARGRLCLPAGGAGTVAELLAGLLPPGTVRTGVRATSADITSVTTADHGEIGCRSVIVATGARAAADLLPGLRLPGFHPVTVLHHTAAEAPPCDAALIVTGGRGGPVAHTTVASEVDPERAPAGRVLITSTVLGRAAGTPVPELDRTARAQLARVYGLAPDDFELLTAHHDADAVPAMPAPHDVRRPVRLLSGLYVCGDHRDTSTVQGALFSGRRAAHALLRDLGIRPEQDDAQALRVA; encoded by the coding sequence GTGGCCAGCAGCGCACGCCACACCGCACACCACGCCGATGTCGTCATCGTCGGAGCCGGCCTCGCCGGGCTCTCGGCAGCACACCAACTGACCTGCGCCGGCGTCGGCGTCACCGTCCTGGAGGCCGCGGACCGGCCGGGCGGCCGGATGACGACGGACCGGATCGACGGCTTCCGGCTGGACCGTTCCGGCCAGCTGCTCAACACCGCCTTCCCCGACCTGCGGCGCACCCCCGGTCTCGGCGCCCTCGCCCTGCGGCCGTTCCTGCCGGGCGTCCTGGTCCACGCCGACGGCCGCAACCACCGGATCGGCGGCGAGGCGCGCGGCGCGAAGAGCGCGAAGAGGGCGTTCACCACCGCCCGGGCGCTGGCCACGGCCACCCGCGCCTCCCGGGCCACCGGCCTCGACCAGGCCCGGCTCGACGCGGCGCTCGCCCGGCTCGCCACGCTGCCCACCGACCGGCTGCTGGCCCGCCCGGACCGCCCGACGGCCGCCACCCTCGCCGGCCGCGGGCTGCCGGCCCGTACGATCGAGGGCTTCCTCCGCCCGCTGCTGGCCTCCCTGCTGTCCGACCCCGAACTCACCACGTCCAGCCGCTGCGCCGACCTGGTCCTGCGCGGCTTCGCCCGCGGCCGGCTCTGCCTCCCGGCGGGCGGCGCGGGCACGGTGGCCGAGTTGCTGGCGGGGCTGCTGCCGCCGGGGACGGTCCGGACGGGGGTCCGGGCGACCTCCGCGGACATCACCTCCGTCACGACCGCCGACCACGGCGAGATCGGCTGCCGCTCGGTGATCGTCGCCACCGGCGCCCGGGCCGCTGCCGACCTGCTGCCCGGCCTCCGGCTGCCCGGTTTCCACCCGGTGACGGTGCTTCACCACACGGCCGCCGAGGCCCCGCCCTGCGACGCCGCCCTGATCGTGACGGGCGGCCGGGGCGGCCCCGTCGCCCACACCACCGTCGCCAGCGAGGTAGACCCCGAGCGGGCCCCCGCGGGCCGCGTCCTCATCACCTCCACCGTCCTCGGCCGCGCGGCGGGCACCCCCGTGCCCGAACTCGACCGCACGGCACGGGCGCAACTGGCCCGGGTGTACGGCCTCGCCCCCGACGACTTCGAGCTGCTGACCGCCCACCACGACGCGGACGCCGTACCGGCCATGCCGGCGCCGCACGATGTGCGGCGGCCCGTGCGGTTGCTGTCGGGGCTGTACGTGTGCGGGGACCACCGCGACACGAGCACGGTCCAGGGGGCGCTGTTCTCGGGCCGGCGGGCGGCGCACGCGCTCCTGCGGGACCTGGGGATCCGCCCGGAACAGGACGACGCGCAGGCGCTGCGGGTGGCGTAG
- the lipB gene encoding lipoyl(octanoyl) transferase LipB, translating to MSELRFVHLGFGADAVEYQDAWQEQRRVHAARFADEIPDTCLMVEHPAVYTAGRRTEDSERPLDGTPVVDVDRGGKITWHGPGQLVGYPILKLPRPVDVIAHVRRLEEALIRACAEFGLATTRVEGRSGVWVLGEARERVGTGGLQLDLAAPRPPVDEFDPRLSGPEYAPSNAGQRGEDRKLAAIGIRIAKGVTMHGFALNCDPDNTWFDRIVPCGIRDAGVTSLSNELGRRITVREALPVVEKHLREVLEAAEPLPRAV from the coding sequence GTGAGTGAGCTGCGCTTTGTCCATCTGGGCTTCGGGGCGGACGCCGTCGAGTACCAGGACGCGTGGCAGGAGCAGCGCCGCGTGCACGCGGCCCGGTTCGCGGACGAGATCCCGGACACCTGCCTGATGGTGGAGCACCCGGCGGTCTACACGGCCGGACGGCGCACGGAGGACAGCGAGCGCCCCCTGGACGGGACGCCGGTCGTCGACGTGGACCGCGGCGGCAAGATCACCTGGCACGGTCCGGGCCAGCTCGTCGGCTACCCGATCCTCAAGCTCCCGCGCCCGGTGGACGTCATCGCCCACGTCCGCCGCCTGGAGGAAGCCCTGATCCGGGCCTGCGCGGAGTTCGGCCTCGCCACCACCCGGGTCGAGGGCCGCAGCGGCGTCTGGGTCCTCGGCGAGGCCCGCGAGCGGGTCGGGACCGGCGGCCTCCAGCTCGACCTGGCGGCCCCCCGCCCGCCCGTCGACGAGTTCGACCCGCGCCTCAGCGGCCCCGAGTACGCCCCCTCCAACGCCGGGCAGCGCGGCGAGGACCGCAAGCTCGCCGCGATCGGCATCCGCATCGCCAAGGGCGTCACCATGCACGGCTTCGCCCTGAACTGCGACCCCGACAACACCTGGTTCGACCGCATCGTGCCGTGCGGCATCCGGGACGCCGGAGTGACGTCTCTCTCGAACGAGCTGGGCCGGCGGATCACCGTCCGCGAGGCGCTGCCCGTCGTCGAGAAGCACCTGCGCGAGGTCCTGGAGGCGGCGGAGCCGCTGCCGCGGGCGGTCTAG
- the lipA gene encoding lipoyl synthase: MSAVAPDGRKMLRLEVRNAQTPIERKPEWIKTRAKMGPEYTELQGLVKREGLHTVCQEAGCPNIYECWEDREATFLIGGDQCTRRCDFCQIDTGKPQALDRDEPRRVAESVRSMELKYATITGVARDDLEDGGAWLYAETVRQIHGLMPDTGVELLIPDFNAKPDQLAEVFSSRPEVLAHNVETVPRIFKRIRPGFRYERSLEVITKAREAGLVTKSNLILGMGEEREEITQALRDLHEAGCELITITQYLRPSPRHHPVERWVKPQEFVELQQEAEEIGYAGVMSGPLVRSSYRAGRLYRQAIEKRSEAAA; the protein is encoded by the coding sequence GTGTCCGCTGTCGCACCCGACGGACGCAAGATGCTGCGCCTTGAGGTCCGGAACGCCCAGACCCCCATCGAGCGCAAGCCCGAATGGATCAAGACCCGGGCGAAGATGGGCCCCGAGTACACCGAGCTCCAGGGTCTGGTGAAGCGCGAGGGCCTGCACACGGTGTGCCAGGAAGCGGGCTGTCCCAACATCTACGAGTGCTGGGAGGACCGCGAGGCGACGTTCCTCATCGGCGGCGACCAGTGCACCCGGCGCTGCGACTTCTGCCAGATCGACACCGGCAAGCCGCAGGCCCTGGACCGCGACGAGCCGCGCCGCGTGGCCGAATCCGTGCGGTCGATGGAGCTCAAGTACGCGACGATCACCGGCGTGGCCCGCGACGACCTGGAGGACGGCGGCGCCTGGCTGTACGCCGAGACCGTCCGCCAGATCCACGGCCTGATGCCGGACACCGGCGTCGAGCTGCTGATCCCCGACTTCAACGCCAAGCCCGACCAGCTGGCCGAGGTCTTCTCGTCCCGCCCCGAGGTGCTGGCGCACAACGTCGAGACGGTTCCCCGGATCTTCAAGCGCATCCGTCCCGGCTTCCGCTACGAGCGCTCGCTGGAGGTCATCACCAAGGCCCGCGAGGCCGGCCTGGTGACGAAGTCCAACCTGATCCTCGGCATGGGCGAGGAGCGCGAGGAGATCACCCAGGCCCTCCGCGACCTCCACGAGGCGGGTTGCGAACTCATCACGATCACCCAGTACCTGCGCCCGTCGCCGCGCCACCACCCGGTGGAGCGGTGGGTCAAGCCGCAGGAGTTCGTGGAGCTCCAGCAGGAGGCCGAGGAGATCGGCTACGCCGGCGTGATGTCGGGCCCGCTGGTCCGCTCGTCGTACCGGGCGGGGCGGCTGTACCGCCAGGCGATCGAGAAGCGGAGCGAAGCCGCAGCGTAG
- a CDS encoding DUF4191 domain-containing protein translates to MARKETSENPGRLKQIALTYKMTKKVDSKVGLVVAGVGIVTFGVLLAIGFWIDHPIYLGILGFLLAFLAMAIVFGRRAERAAFGQMEGQPGAAAAVLDNIGRGWTTTPAVAMNRNQDVVHRSVGKAGIVLVGEGNPNRLKSLLAAEKKRMARIVADVPVHDIVVGTGEGQVPLKKLRTTLLKLPRVLPGAQVTVVNDRLRALGDLMSNMPIPKGPMPKGMRMPKGR, encoded by the coding sequence ATGGCGAGGAAGGAAACATCCGAGAACCCCGGGCGACTGAAGCAGATCGCCCTGACCTACAAGATGACCAAGAAGGTCGATTCGAAGGTCGGTCTTGTCGTCGCGGGCGTGGGCATTGTCACCTTCGGTGTCCTCCTCGCCATCGGCTTCTGGATCGACCACCCGATCTACCTGGGCATCCTGGGCTTCCTGCTGGCCTTCCTCGCGATGGCGATCGTCTTCGGCCGCCGTGCCGAGCGTGCCGCCTTCGGGCAGATGGAGGGCCAGCCGGGCGCCGCGGCGGCGGTGCTGGACAACATCGGCCGCGGCTGGACGACGACGCCCGCGGTCGCGATGAACCGCAACCAGGACGTCGTCCACCGCTCGGTCGGCAAGGCCGGCATCGTCCTGGTCGGCGAGGGCAACCCGAACCGGCTGAAGAGCCTGCTGGCCGCCGAGAAGAAGCGGATGGCGCGCATCGTCGCGGACGTGCCGGTGCACGACATCGTCGTGGGCACCGGTGAGGGCCAGGTGCCGTTGAAGAAGCTGCGCACCACCCTGCTGAAGCTTCCCCGGGTGCTGCCGGGCGCGCAGGTGACGGTCGTGAACGACCGGCTGCGGGCGCTGGGCGACCTGATGAGCAACATGCCGATCCCGAAGGGTCCGATGCCGAAGGGCATGCGGATGCCGAAGGGCCGCTGA
- a CDS encoding RDD family protein, with protein MDKRQAIGSWLSGPRAAAEQMGIDFGYRGEQLGLPEHGPGSVAPLGRRFAAIFIDWGLSMLIAYGLFARGEMHRAGNWALLVFFLLSVLTVGTVGFTPGKRLLRIRVIGEAGDRLTFPKALLRSVLLVIVIPAVIWDRDTRGLHDRLAKAVQVRI; from the coding sequence GTGGACAAAAGGCAGGCAATCGGCTCGTGGCTCTCCGGACCCCGCGCGGCGGCGGAGCAGATGGGCATCGACTTCGGCTATCGCGGGGAACAGCTCGGGCTGCCGGAGCACGGGCCGGGCTCCGTCGCCCCGCTCGGACGGCGGTTCGCCGCGATCTTCATCGACTGGGGCCTGAGCATGCTCATCGCCTACGGCCTCTTCGCCCGGGGGGAGATGCACCGGGCCGGCAACTGGGCGCTGCTGGTCTTCTTCCTGCTCAGCGTGCTGACCGTGGGCACGGTCGGCTTCACCCCCGGGAAGCGGCTGCTCCGCATCCGGGTCATCGGGGAGGCCGGTGACCGGCTGACCTTCCCGAAGGCCCTGCTGCGCAGCGTGCTCCTCGTGATCGTCATCCCGGCCGTCATCTGGGACCGGGACACCCGCGGGCTGCACGACCGGCTCGCCAAGGCGGTTCAGGTGCGGATCTGA
- the glnA gene encoding type I glutamate--ammonia ligase, producing the protein MFQNGDDAKKFIKDEDVKFVDVRFCDLPGVMQHFTIPAAAFDPQEELAFDGSSIRGFQAIHESDMALRADLSTARVDPFRRDKTLNINFFIHDPITGEQYSRDPRNVAKKAEAYLASTGIADTAFFGPEAEFYVFDNVRFETSANQSFYHIDSEAGAWNTGAVENNRGYKVRYKGGYFPAPPVDHFADLRAEISLELDKAGLQVERQHHEVGTAGQAEINYKFNTLLAAADDLMLFKYIVKNVAWRNGKTATFMPKPIFGDNGSGMHVHQSLWNGGEPLFYDEQGYAGLSDTARYYIGGILKHAPSLLAFTNPTVNSYHRLVPGFEAPVNLVYSQRNRSAAMRIPITGSNPKAKRVEFRAPDPSSNPYLAFSALLLAGLDGVKNKIEPAEPIDKDLYELAPDEHANVPQVPTSLPAVLEALEADNEYLQAGGVFTSDLIETWIDYKRTNEIAPMQLRPHPHEFELYFDL; encoded by the coding sequence ATGTTCCAGAACGGCGACGACGCCAAGAAGTTCATCAAGGACGAGGACGTCAAGTTCGTCGATGTCCGTTTCTGTGACCTGCCGGGTGTGATGCAGCACTTCACCATTCCGGCGGCGGCGTTCGACCCCCAGGAGGAGCTGGCCTTCGACGGCTCGTCGATCCGCGGATTCCAGGCCATCCACGAGTCCGACATGGCCCTGCGCGCCGACCTGTCCACGGCGCGCGTGGACCCGTTCCGCCGGGACAAGACCCTCAACATCAACTTCTTCATCCACGACCCGATCACCGGTGAGCAGTACAGCCGCGACCCGCGGAACGTGGCGAAGAAGGCCGAGGCGTACCTCGCGTCCACCGGCATCGCGGACACCGCGTTCTTCGGCCCCGAGGCCGAGTTCTACGTCTTCGACAACGTCCGTTTCGAGACGTCCGCGAACCAGTCCTTCTACCACATCGACTCCGAGGCGGGCGCCTGGAACACCGGTGCGGTGGAGAACAACCGCGGTTACAAGGTCCGCTACAAGGGCGGCTACTTCCCGGCCCCGCCGGTCGACCACTTCGCCGACCTGCGCGCCGAGATCTCCCTGGAGCTGGACAAGGCCGGCCTCCAGGTCGAGCGCCAGCACCACGAGGTGGGCACCGCCGGCCAGGCGGAGATCAACTACAAGTTCAACACCCTCCTCGCCGCCGCCGACGACCTGATGCTCTTCAAGTACATCGTGAAGAACGTCGCCTGGCGCAACGGCAAGACCGCCACCTTCATGCCCAAGCCGATCTTCGGCGACAACGGCTCCGGCATGCACGTCCACCAGTCCCTGTGGAACGGCGGCGAGCCCCTCTTCTACGACGAGCAGGGCTACGCGGGCCTGTCCGACACCGCCCGCTACTACATCGGCGGCATCCTCAAGCACGCCCCGTCGCTGCTGGCCTTCACCAACCCGACGGTGAACTCGTACCACCGCCTGGTCCCCGGCTTCGAGGCCCCGGTCAACCTGGTCTACTCGCAGCGCAACCGCTCCGCCGCGATGCGCATCCCGATCACGGGCTCCAACCCGAAGGCCAAGCGCGTCGAGTTCCGCGCCCCGGACCCGTCCTCGAACCCGTACCTCGCCTTCTCGGCCCTCCTCCTGGCCGGCCTCGACGGCGTCAAGAACAAGATCGAGCCCGCCGAGCCGATCGACAAGGACCTCTACGAGCTCGCCCCCGACGAGCACGCCAACGTCCCCCAGGTCCCCACCTCCCTCCCCGCCGTCCTCGAAGCCCTCGAGGCCGACAACGAGTACCTCCAGGCCGGCGGCGTCTTCACGTCCGACCTGATCGAGACCTGGATCGACTACAAGCGCACCAACGAAATCGCCCCGATGCAGCTCCGCCCGCACCCGCACGAGTTCGAGCTGTACTTCGACCTGTAA
- a CDS encoding PH domain-containing protein, which produces MRKYNVRPDIDAAAEKIAPAIGSRREIEQLPSVLWEDETVDMLASGAYGNGIGLVALTNLRLVFFKHGIMSQRLEDFPLGNISSVQWSAGLLMGTLSVFASGNRADIKQVPKPHGEALSGRLRMLIASPQAPVTPTVPVPAVVPTGVQDVASRLATLDQLRVAGAITDAEYQERRAAILASI; this is translated from the coding sequence ATGCGCAAGTACAACGTCCGTCCGGACATCGACGCAGCGGCCGAGAAAATCGCCCCCGCGATCGGATCGCGGAGGGAGATCGAGCAACTGCCCTCGGTTCTTTGGGAAGACGAGACGGTCGACATGCTCGCCAGCGGCGCGTACGGCAACGGGATCGGCCTGGTGGCCCTGACGAACCTACGGCTGGTGTTCTTTAAGCACGGGATCATGTCGCAAAGGCTAGAGGACTTCCCACTCGGCAACATCTCGTCGGTGCAGTGGTCGGCTGGCCTGCTCATGGGCACTCTGTCGGTGTTCGCGTCGGGTAACCGCGCGGACATCAAACAGGTTCCAAAGCCCCACGGTGAGGCGTTGTCGGGCCGGTTGCGGATGCTGATCGCCTCGCCGCAGGCGCCGGTCACCCCCACGGTGCCTGTACCCGCCGTAGTGCCGACTGGCGTGCAAGATGTGGCTTCACGCCTGGCGACGTTGGATCAGCTGCGGGTGGCGGGCGCGATCACGGATGCGGAGTACCAGGAGCGGCGGGCCGCGATCCTGGCGAGCATTTGA
- a CDS encoding phosphatase PAP2 family protein gives MFARISSRDKLAAWRQPRVILWTVAGVVTLAFFIVLEIVARRVGGEPGPLVTQAKELVFPPKPGPLYAGLALTMVVLTWRQRLIAAAWAVGIDLLFVLGRWAADVKVTDGRYFGNGALWVMLGVAVIALTRRTGRERTLLLKGVGLGLLLVAGRKVGDSWLMITWKTRPKVLDQYVATADHALGNPSWAAGRILKAAEPIGPHVLDLVYAHLAVAAIIFALYQLRNVAAERRFPRHHLVRTFLVIGLLGPGIYMLFPVVGPVFAYGPGASGTGGVEWATANIWPHTPPSIGIPHAFTYDDLTPRNCMPSLHTAWATAIFIHSRKGPRWVRYGGAFWLVATISATLGFGYHYGSDVIAGVVFALTIEAGMRLYDRGPDRKGILFIAYGTTVFTAFLLAYRFLPVEMAESPWLFGPLLILTTLSVIYSYLRITRQWEANPLTPLPDPKPAAEPQRPEPQPEPV, from the coding sequence GTGTTCGCGCGAATAAGCAGCAGAGACAAGCTCGCCGCGTGGCGGCAACCACGGGTGATCCTGTGGACCGTGGCGGGCGTGGTGACGCTCGCGTTCTTCATCGTGCTGGAGATCGTCGCGCGCCGCGTCGGCGGCGAGCCGGGCCCGCTGGTCACCCAGGCGAAGGAACTGGTCTTCCCGCCCAAGCCGGGCCCGCTGTACGCCGGTCTGGCGCTGACGATGGTGGTGCTCACCTGGCGGCAACGGCTCATCGCGGCGGCCTGGGCGGTCGGCATCGACCTCCTCTTCGTCCTGGGGCGGTGGGCGGCCGACGTCAAGGTGACCGACGGCCGTTACTTCGGCAACGGCGCGCTGTGGGTGATGCTGGGCGTCGCGGTCATCGCGCTCACCCGCCGCACCGGCCGGGAACGCACCCTGCTGCTCAAGGGCGTCGGACTGGGCCTGCTGCTGGTGGCCGGCCGCAAGGTCGGCGACTCCTGGCTCATGATCACGTGGAAGACCCGCCCGAAGGTGCTCGACCAGTACGTGGCGACCGCCGACCACGCCCTCGGCAACCCGTCGTGGGCGGCCGGCCGCATCCTCAAGGCCGCCGAGCCGATCGGCCCGCACGTCCTCGACCTGGTCTACGCGCACCTCGCGGTCGCCGCGATCATCTTCGCGCTCTACCAGCTCCGCAACGTGGCCGCCGAGCGCCGCTTCCCGCGCCACCACCTGGTCCGCACCTTCCTGGTGATCGGCCTCCTCGGGCCGGGCATCTACATGCTCTTCCCGGTCGTCGGCCCGGTCTTCGCCTACGGCCCCGGCGCCTCCGGCACCGGCGGCGTGGAGTGGGCGACGGCCAACATCTGGCCGCACACCCCGCCGTCCATCGGCATCCCGCACGCGTTCACCTACGACGACCTCACCCCGCGCAACTGCATGCCCAGCCTCCACACGGCCTGGGCCACCGCGATCTTCATCCACTCCCGCAAGGGCCCCCGCTGGGTCCGCTACGGCGGCGCGTTCTGGCTGGTCGCCACCATCAGCGCCACCCTGGGCTTCGGCTACCACTACGGCTCGGACGTCATCGCCGGCGTGGTCTTCGCGCTCACCATCGAGGCGGGCATGCGCCTCTACGACCGCGGCCCGGACCGCAAGGGCATCCTGTTCATCGCCTACGGCACGACGGTCTTCACCGCCTTCCTGCTGGCCTACCGCTTCCTCCCGGTCGAGATGGCCGAAAGCCCCTGGCTCTTCGGCCCCCTCCTCATCCTGACCACCCTCTCGGTCATCTACAGCTACCTCCGCATCACCAGACAGTGGGAAGCGAACCCCCTCACCCCACTCCCGGACCCGAAACCCGCGGCGGAACCCCAACGCCCAGAGCCGCAGCCCGAACCGGTCTGA
- a CDS encoding transglycosylase SLT domain-containing protein gives MRSTHSGYTRLTKAHKFSAAALTAAGAAAVAFGAASHAVAAPAPVKPVAWSAEAFGQAQDAERKDAADKAAEQARVEAAAAKHTAKTKAEADAKAKADAKAKADAKAKADKDRAEKQAANRSTTRKPLSKPAAPAAPAPKAYGNDLEGWIAQALDIMKAKGIPASYDGVKRNIMRESTGNPHAINDWDVNAVNGVPSKGLLQIIDPTFKAYHVEGTSWDIYDPVANIVASCNYAADKYGSMDNVNSAY, from the coding sequence ATGCGTTCCACCCACTCCGGCTATACCCGTCTGACCAAGGCCCACAAGTTCTCCGCCGCGGCGCTGACCGCCGCCGGTGCCGCCGCTGTCGCGTTCGGTGCGGCCTCGCACGCGGTGGCCGCTCCGGCGCCGGTGAAGCCGGTCGCCTGGAGCGCGGAGGCTTTCGGTCAGGCGCAGGACGCCGAGCGGAAGGACGCCGCCGACAAGGCGGCCGAGCAGGCCCGGGTCGAGGCCGCCGCGGCCAAGCACACTGCCAAGACCAAGGCCGAGGCGGACGCGAAGGCGAAGGCCGACGCGAAGGCGAAGGCGGATGCCAAGGCCAAGGCCGACAAGGACCGCGCCGAGAAGCAGGCCGCGAACCGTTCCACCACCCGCAAGCCGCTGAGCAAGCCCGCCGCTCCGGCCGCTCCGGCGCCGAAGGCGTACGGCAATGACCTGGAGGGCTGGATCGCCCAGGCGCTGGACATCATGAAGGCCAAGGGCATCCCGGCTTCCTATGACGGTGTGAAGCGGAACATCATGCGGGAGTCGACCGGTAACCCGCACGCGATCAACGACTGGGACGTCAACGCCGTGAACGGTGTGCCGTCGAAGGGTCTGCTGCAGATCATCGACCCGACGTTCAAGGCGTACCACGTCGAGGGCACGTCCTGGGACATCTACGACCCGGTGGCCAACATCGTCGCGTCCTGCAATTACGCGGCCGACAAGTACGGCTCGATGGACAACGTGAACTCCGCCTACTGA
- a CDS encoding NADP-dependent oxidoreductase gives MNTSALPATMRAISQDAFGGPEVLKEVRLPVPAPGPGRILVRVRASGLNPTDWKHRAAPAFLGEPPFVLGWDVSGTVVATGLGVTLFRPGDEVFGMLPHPYGVGAHAEYAVGPTRAFARKPAALDHVHAAALPLAGLTAWQALVDVAGVGPGDRVLVHAAAGGVGHLAVQIAKARGAHVTGTARGAHHALLRDLGADELIDYRRTDFAAGLAGLDVVLDPIGGDYRTRSLPLLRPGGTLVSLQPHGTEELAAAARAAGVRGEVMIVEADHAGMNALADLASTGRLRPVIAATHPLSEAATAHAAGERGGRAGKLVLVMD, from the coding sequence ATGAACACGAGCGCCCTCCCCGCCACCATGCGGGCGATCAGCCAGGACGCCTTCGGCGGCCCTGAGGTCCTGAAGGAGGTCCGGCTCCCCGTCCCGGCGCCGGGACCCGGCCGGATCCTGGTCCGGGTTCGGGCCTCGGGCCTCAACCCCACCGACTGGAAGCACCGGGCGGCCCCGGCCTTCCTCGGCGAGCCGCCCTTCGTCCTGGGCTGGGACGTCTCCGGGACGGTCGTGGCGACCGGCCTCGGCGTCACCCTGTTCCGGCCCGGCGACGAGGTCTTCGGCATGCTGCCGCACCCGTACGGGGTGGGGGCGCACGCGGAGTACGCGGTCGGCCCGACCCGCGCGTTCGCCCGCAAACCGGCGGCCCTGGACCACGTCCACGCGGCCGCCCTCCCCCTCGCGGGCCTGACCGCCTGGCAGGCGCTGGTGGACGTCGCCGGTGTCGGCCCCGGCGACCGGGTGCTCGTCCACGCGGCCGCCGGGGGCGTCGGCCACCTGGCCGTCCAGATCGCCAAGGCCCGCGGCGCGCACGTGACCGGCACGGCGCGCGGCGCCCACCACGCCCTCCTGCGCGACCTGGGCGCGGACGAGCTGATCGACTACCGGCGGACGGACTTCGCGGCCGGGCTCGCCGGGCTCGACGTCGTCCTCGACCCCATAGGCGGCGACTACCGCACCCGCTCCCTCCCCCTCCTCCGCCCCGGCGGCACCCTCGTCTCCCTCCAGCCCCACGGCACGGAGGAACTGGCCGCGGCGGCCCGTGCGGCGGGGGTCCGTGGCGAGGTGATGATCGTGGAGGCGGACCACGCCGGCATGAACGCCCTGGCCGACCTGGCGTCGACCGGCCGCCTCCGCCCGGTGATCGCCGCCACCCACCCCCTGTCCGAGGCCGCCACGGCCCACGCGGCGGGCGAGAGGGGCGGCCGGGCGGGGAAGCTGGTGCTGGTAATGGACTGA
- a CDS encoding SDR family NAD(P)-dependent oxidoreductase, translating into MNRFTDKTVLITGGTSGIGLATARRLLDEGAYVAITGRDDARLKAAAEDLGEALGGDPDRVLAVRADAASPAALDALMRRVESWRGGLDAVFANAGVGIFKPAAELTEADVDLMLDVNVKGVFHTVLKALPLLREGSAVVLNASWTLHRGMAVASVYSAGKAAVHNLARTLGADFAPRGIRVNSVSAGYIDTDMYRESVTDPAQHARNAADVPLGTLGRPEDIAAAVAFLASDDAAYITGQDLIVDGGLVGSLPRR; encoded by the coding sequence ATGAATCGTTTCACCGACAAGACGGTCCTGATCACCGGCGGTACCAGCGGCATCGGCCTCGCCACGGCCCGGCGCCTCCTCGACGAGGGCGCGTACGTGGCCATCACCGGCCGGGACGACGCCCGTCTCAAGGCCGCGGCCGAGGATCTCGGCGAAGCCCTCGGCGGGGACCCGGACCGCGTCCTGGCCGTCCGCGCCGACGCCGCCTCCCCGGCCGCCCTCGACGCGCTGATGCGCCGCGTGGAGTCGTGGCGCGGCGGGCTGGACGCGGTCTTCGCCAACGCGGGCGTCGGCATCTTCAAGCCCGCCGCGGAGCTGACCGAGGCCGACGTCGACCTCATGCTGGACGTCAACGTGAAGGGCGTCTTCCACACCGTGCTGAAAGCACTGCCGCTCCTGCGCGAGGGAAGCGCGGTGGTCCTCAACGCCTCCTGGACCCTGCACCGCGGCATGGCCGTGGCCTCCGTCTACTCCGCGGGCAAGGCGGCCGTGCACAACCTGGCCCGCACGCTCGGCGCCGATTTCGCGCCGCGCGGCATCCGCGTCAACTCCGTCAGCGCCGGCTACATCGACACCGACATGTACCGGGAGTCCGTCACCGACCCCGCCCAGCATGCCCGCAACGCCGCCGACGTGCCGCTCGGCACCCTCGGGCGGCCGGAGGACATCGCGGCGGCGGTGGCCTTCCTGGCCTCGGACGACGCCGCGTACATCACCGGCCAGGACCTGATCGTCGACGGCGGCCTCGTCGGCTCGCTCCCGCGGCGCTGA